Within Actinoplanes sp. L3-i22, the genomic segment CGGCGGCGAGTTGCCCTACGACCTGTTCCTCGGCGTGCCCGTGCACCGGGCGCCGGAGGTCGTGCGCGACTCCGGGATGTGCGAGGACGGCTGGATCCCGGTCGACTCGCTGACGCTCGAGACGAGGTTCCCGGACGTGTACGCGGTCGGCGACGTGACGAGCGTCGGCACCCCCAAGGCGGGGGTGTTCGCCGAGGGCCAGGCCGCGATCGTGGCGGAGCGCATCATCGCGCGATTCAAGAACAAGACCGGGATTGCGACGTACGGCGGCCGCGGCATCTGTTTCGTCGAGTTCGGCGCCGACCGGATCGGCCGGGTCGAGGTCACGTTCCTGCGCGGTCAGGCGCCGGTCGGCCGGTTCGACGAGGCCTCCACCGACTACCGGGCGGACAAGTCGGAGTTCGGCGCGAGCCGGGTGAAGCGCTGGTTCGGGCGATAAACGAGTTACGGCACGACGACGGGGTGGGTAGCCTCGTCGTCGTGCCGTATCAGCTCTACCTCTGAGCCCTCCCGAGCCCGCCCGCCGCGCGTGACCTGACCGCGCGACGGGTGGCTCGCCGCTGTCCACCAGCAGCCCTCTCGCTCAGAGGAAGAAAATCGGCATGCCTGCCACCGTTGTTCAGCTCGTCGCTGCCGGAATTCGCGCCGACCGGGCCCGTCTGTCCGGAATAGACCTCGCCGTCTCGCCCGGTTCCCGTTGGGGGATCGTCGGGGAGAACGGCCGCGGCAAGACCACCCTGTTGCGGATCCTGGCCGGGACGCTCGCCCCGGACGCCGGGACCGTGCGCCTCAACGGCACCCTCGGGGTCGCCGACCAGGAACTCTCCTTTGACCCCGGGGACACCGTGGGCACGCTCGTCGAGGCGGCGTTGTCCGAGTCCCGGGCCGCGCTGGCCGCCCTGGAGGCGGCCGCCCGGGACCTGCCCGGCGCGGCCGACGCCTACTCCCGGGCGCTGGACGCGGCCGAGCGGCTCGACGCCTGGGACGCCGACCGGCGCGTCGACCTCGCCCTGCAGCGGCTCGGCGCGGTCACCGACCGGGACCGGCCACTGGCCACGCTCTCGGTCGGGCAGCGCTACCGGATCCGGCTGGCCTGCCTGCTCGGCGGGGCGCACGACTTCCTGCTGATGGACGAGCCGACGAACCATCTCGACGCGGACGGCCTCGACTTCCTGACCGAGCAGTTGCGGTCACATCCCGGCGGCGTGGTGCTGGTCAGTCACGACCGGGCGCTGCTCGGCGACGTCGCCACCACGATTCTCGACCTGGATCCCACCATGGACGGGGAAGCCGCGACATACGGTGGCGGGTTCGCCGGATATCAGGCCGGGCGAAGTGCCGCGCTGGCCCGCTGGGAACAGTGCTACGAGGAGCAGGTCGCCAACCGGCAGCGGCTTTCCGGCGCGCTCTCCGAGGCGCGGAACCGGCTCGTGACCGGCTGGCGGCCGGACAAGGGCGTCGGCCGGCACAAGCGGGCGACCCGGGCGCCGGGACTCGTCCGGTCGGTCCACCGCCGGCGGGACGAGCTGCACCGGAACGCGGTCACGGCGCCGGTGCCACCGGCCCGGCTCCGGATGCCGGAGCTGCCGGAACGGCCCGGGGTCACGCTGCTCACCGCGGACCGGATCACTGTGCGGGGGCGGTTGCGGGCGCCGATCTCGCTGGCGCTGGAGTCCGGGTCACGGCTGGTGGTCACCGGTGCGAACGGGGCCGGCAAGTCGACGCTGCTCGCCGCGCTGGCGGGGCGGATCGGGGTGGACTCCGGTGCGGTCGGGTGGGCTGACGGCGTACGCGCAGGATTTTTGGAGCAGGAGTTCGGCGCGGTTTTTGATGGTGATCGGCCGCGCCGCGACCTGTCCACCGGGCAGCGGCGGCGTCTGGACCTCGCCGCGGTGCTGGCGGCGGAGCCGCACGTGCTGCTGCTGGACGAGCCGACCAACCACCTGTCGATCGCGCTGGTCGACGAGCTGACCGAGGCCTTGCTGCACACGCCGGCCGCGGTGGTCGTCGCGACCCACGACCGGCAGCTGCGTAAGGACCTCGGTGGCTGGCCCGAGCTGCATCTCGGCTAGAGCCAGGTCGTCGCCGGCCAGGCGGTGACGGCGGCGGCGACCAGCAGGGCGAGGTTGAGGCCGATCACCTTGACCTCGCCCCGTCTCACGTGTGTGACGATGCCGCCGATCTGGACC encodes:
- a CDS encoding ABC-F family ATP-binding cassette domain-containing protein; amino-acid sequence: MPATVVQLVAAGIRADRARLSGIDLAVSPGSRWGIVGENGRGKTTLLRILAGTLAPDAGTVRLNGTLGVADQELSFDPGDTVGTLVEAALSESRAALAALEAAARDLPGAADAYSRALDAAERLDAWDADRRVDLALQRLGAVTDRDRPLATLSVGQRYRIRLACLLGGAHDFLLMDEPTNHLDADGLDFLTEQLRSHPGGVVLVSHDRALLGDVATTILDLDPTMDGEAATYGGGFAGYQAGRSAALARWEQCYEEQVANRQRLSGALSEARNRLVTGWRPDKGVGRHKRATRAPGLVRSVHRRRDELHRNAVTAPVPPARLRMPELPERPGVTLLTADRITVRGRLRAPISLALESGSRLVVTGANGAGKSTLLAALAGRIGVDSGAVGWADGVRAGFLEQEFGAVFDGDRPRRDLSTGQRRRLDLAAVLAAEPHVLLLDEPTNHLSIALVDELTEALLHTPAAVVVATHDRQLRKDLGGWPELHLG